The nucleotide sequence TCCAGCGAGAAAAGTTTTGCGCTTATAAGCGCTACATATTGAACAGCTATCATTCCACCCCACATTATGGAAGCCATTTTCGCCCTGTTAGGCATTGCTATACTCATTATGGCGAGGAATATAGCTGGCCCGAAGATTAACAAGAAATTTTGACCGTCGCGGATTGCTGCTACCGAATCGCGGAATAAAAAAGGTGACTTATGCAGGGACCACTTTATTTTTGCGCGTTTTCGCTCCCGAACTCTTATGGAAGAAACGCTGGTGGATATCTCGACACTATTTGCCATCCTGACGCTTAGTGCGAGCACAGAAAAGCCAATTCCCAAAGAAATAAATGCCCACAACGGGTCTGTAACGATGGCAGAAAGTCTGCCAATAACGCTTGTCTCCTTTGATATTAGCTGCTCAGCAAGACCTTTAAGAGCGGATTCGGAGTTGCTGCCAATGTATTTGGTAACAGTAGACCAGATAAGGAAATATATAACTACATTAATCATTAATGCCCACTTTGCCATCCGTGAGGTTCTGCCGCGCTGCCCTAAACTTAAAAGCACATTGGATGAGAGAAACGATATTCCCACGAGCAGGAAAAAGATAGCCAGAATCCCGATTAACGCCTCGATGGTTGGGCAAGCAATTAAGTAAGCAGCTGCGATGGCGATAAATATTATAAGTGGGAAAAATGCGGACACGCACGAGTTTATCAGCGATGATGCGATAAGCACGCTTCTTTTTACAGGCAGGTATACGAAAAAATGTATCGCTCCGCCGGGCGCAAAAATTTCGTTTGAAATGGTTGGCGTGAGCTGAATCAGGAACATTACTGCCACAACGAGCATAAGAGTTGTGAAAGATGTGGCGGCAGCCTGTGTTGATATTTTGCTTAGTCCCATAAAAAGCGGGATATACATGGACATGAACGCGGCAAACATTCCAAAAATGGCGACTACCGCGAGAGACAATATCGCCACATTCGATGACCTCGTGCGAAGCAAACCACGCAAAAATGACTTTATCCTTAATTTTGTTATGAGCCAGAATTCTCTCATAATGCATCGACTATTCTTGCTATTTCGTCTTCGTCTGCGCCAGTTATCTGCATGAATACTTGCTCAAGGTCACCTGACACGCCCGCCTTTTCCCTTAGCTCATCCATAGACCCTGTGGCAACTATTTTCCCTGAAAGAATAACGCTTATTCTATCGCATATTTTCTCTGCGATTTCGAGGATATGCGTGGTGAAGAATATAGCAGCGCCTTCGTCAGCCATGCGTCGAAGAATCATCTTCAAACCACGAGCACTATACGGGTCAAGCCCCGTCGTTGGCTCGTCCAAAAAAAGCACTTTCGGCTTGCGCATCAAGACTGAAGCCACGATAAGCTTCTGTCGCATCCCGTGCGAATAATCGTCAATAAAACCATCAAGATAGTCAATTTTTAGAAGTTCGCAAAGCTCGTCAAGCCTGTGCCAGCAACTTTTGTCGCATCTGTATATCGAGGCTATGAATTCTATAAATTCTCGCCCTTTTATGTATGGCAACTTTGGGGGTTCATCGGGGACAACCCCTATTTGCCTTTTTATAGCGAGCTCGTTGTCGTGCAGGTTTTCGCCGAGTATCTCTATTTCCCCTTCATCGGGGGTCAGGACACCGGTAAGAAGCTTTATCGTTGTTGTTTTTCCCGCGCCATTGGGTCCAAGGAATCCGTAGATTTCCCCTGCCCTAACATCGATGTCTATCCCGTCCACTGCGACAACGCTGCCGAATGTTTTCCTCAGTCCTCGCGCTTTTATCGCCGTTTTCTGGTCGTTCATCGCTTTACTTCTCCTTTTTCGAAGAAAATCCCGCGCTATTATTGCTATTTTTGCGCATTAGGTTAAAAATCAGCATTAGCAGAAATTTCACAAGTCAAATTTTGGCTTTACAGCGAGAAACTTAGGCATAAAAAGTTGGCTTTGCTATTTATCGAGTAAAACGGGTTTGGGGAGACCTAATTTTGCATGAATATTTTATCAAAAGCTTGTTAGCGGGGGAGGTCCCCAGCCTAATTTCGTTCGAAGGACATCGTAGAAAGTGCGTTTGTGATAGCTGACCAGCTTTGCCTTATATTCGGACCTTTTCACTATGACCTTTCCGCTTTCGCCCAGTATGAAACAAACCTGACCATCTACAGTAAGGTGAGGGAGGTTTTCCTTATCGTGGGTTTTGTATTCGATTTCTATTATCTCTTTGCTGCCCACTACGAGGGGTCTTATGGAGAGCGTGTAGGGTGCCAGCGCGGTTATGATGAAAGCATCAGTGTGGGGCGCCATTATAGCACCGCCCGCAGCCATTGAATAGGCGGTCGACCCCGTTGGAGTCGCGATAACTATACCATCGGCGTTTATATGGCTTACGAGCCTGCAAGAAACCGTTACACTAAGCGATAGAAGCCGAGGTGAGCCACCCTTGTCTATGGTTACCTCGTTCAGTCCGCAAAGAGGTTCATTCACGATGTTTGGTGCGAAAGCCTGTAACATCATGCGTTCCTCGATCTCATAGTTGCCGTCAACGATGCGAGGTATGGCTTCGGAGAATTCATCGGGCATTAGCTCGGTAAGAAATCCAAGCCGACCAAGGTTTACTCCAAGAAGCGGCACCCCGTATTTTGAGAATAGCCTCGCGGCAAGAAGCATAGTTCCGTCGCCGCCAAGGACTATTATCATGTCTGTTTTGCTTAGCTGCTCTATGCTTGCTTTGGGTCCCACCCTAAATTTCTCGGAGAGTTTTTCTTCGATAAGATATTCTGTGTTACCAAGGTTCTCTATTAGTCTTTTGAGCGCGTTCTGAACACTTCCTTTTTTAAGATTAGCGAATATTCCCACGGATTTTAGCTTCTTTCCCATTTCCTGCCTTCCATCTGCAAGTTAGCAATGCT is from bacterium and encodes:
- a CDS encoding ABC transporter ATP-binding protein produces the protein MNDQKTAIKARGLRKTFGSVVAVDGIDIDVRAGEIYGFLGPNGAGKTTTIKLLTGVLTPDEGEIEILGENLHDNELAIKRQIGVVPDEPPKLPYIKGREFIEFIASIYRCDKSCWHRLDELCELLKIDYLDGFIDDYSHGMRQKLIVASVLMRKPKVLFLDEPTTGLDPYSARGLKMILRRMADEGAAIFFTTHILEIAEKICDRISVILSGKIVATGSMDELREKAGVSGDLEQVFMQITGADEDEIARIVDAL
- a CDS encoding NAD(+)/NADH kinase, encoding MGKKLKSVGIFANLKKGSVQNALKRLIENLGNTEYLIEEKLSEKFRVGPKASIEQLSKTDMIIVLGGDGTMLLAARLFSKYGVPLLGVNLGRLGFLTELMPDEFSEAIPRIVDGNYEIEERMMLQAFAPNIVNEPLCGLNEVTIDKGGSPRLLSLSVTVSCRLVSHINADGIVIATPTGSTAYSMAAGGAIMAPHTDAFIITALAPYTLSIRPLVVGSKEIIEIEYKTHDKENLPHLTVDGQVCFILGESGKVIVKRSEYKAKLVSYHKRTFYDVLRTKLGWGPPPLTSF